A stretch of the Haloplanus aerogenes genome encodes the following:
- a CDS encoding metal-dependent transcriptional regulator gives MLSDAMEDYLKAIYWLQSEDGAPVSTSAIADEVGKTAPTVTSMVQKLADQGLLEREKYKGVELTPEGETVALEVLRHHRLLEAYLAEHLDYSWTDVHEEADALEHHISEEFERRVADALGDPEVDPHGDPIPGADLRPLESDETTPLSEHEAGETVVVSRVRDRDEEELAYLDDAGVRPGTELDIVDVAPFGMVTVRIGESEQSLPESVARTIRVHPVDAEVSDA, from the coding sequence ATGCTGAGCGACGCGATGGAAGACTACCTGAAGGCTATCTACTGGCTCCAGTCGGAGGATGGCGCGCCGGTGTCTACTTCCGCTATCGCCGACGAGGTTGGCAAGACGGCCCCGACGGTGACGAGCATGGTGCAGAAACTCGCCGATCAGGGCCTGCTGGAGCGCGAGAAGTACAAGGGGGTCGAACTCACGCCGGAAGGGGAGACTGTGGCGCTGGAGGTGCTCCGCCATCACCGCCTGTTGGAGGCGTATCTGGCCGAACATCTCGACTACTCGTGGACGGACGTACACGAGGAGGCGGACGCTCTCGAACACCACATCTCCGAGGAGTTCGAGCGACGGGTGGCGGACGCGCTCGGCGACCCGGAGGTCGATCCGCACGGCGATCCGATCCCCGGGGCCGACCTCCGGCCGCTGGAGAGCGACGAGACGACGCCGTTGAGCGAGCACGAGGCCGGCGAAACGGTCGTCGTCAGCCGGGTCCGTGACCGCGACGAGGAGGAACTCGCCTACCTCGACGACGCGGGCGTGCGACCGGGGACGGAACTCGACATCGTCGACGTAGCACCGTTCGGCATGGTGACGGTACGGATCGGGGAGTCCGAACAGAGCCTCCCCGAGTCGGTGGCGCGGACGATCAGGGTTCACCCCGTGGATGCGGAGGTGAGCGACGCGTGA
- a CDS encoding pyridoxal-phosphate dependent enzyme, which translates to MDTSDAFVGLDCTATGDRYAPDHVGRSDADAPLDPVYDLDGVDADDLPTAPDSMWEYDALLPVPADRAVSAGEGATPLLDAPDLAAEMGVGHVHLKDEGRNPTGSILDRGLSVAVTMARAHGAELLALAAPGDAGQAAAAYAGRIDTDLYAYLPSRAPFPNKAMVNVHGADMRVIGGRYPDALDALESDLQRDWYSLQAFTTPYRHDAYRTLAYEVAAERDWTAPDAVVLAVGTGETLVGVARGFQDLAALGLTERVPRCYAVQPEGCAPIVEAHDAGAADVEPVEYPDTICGELELPAPTGGAMALDALTETAGGAITVADEDLLESAVALTQRLGTEVGATGGVAAAGAWALAERGDLGADESALVVNADAGVKTADVLRSHLMGQGV; encoded by the coding sequence ATGGACACCTCCGACGCGTTCGTCGGCCTCGACTGCACGGCGACCGGCGACCGGTACGCACCCGACCACGTGGGGCGGAGCGACGCCGACGCACCGCTCGATCCCGTCTACGACCTAGACGGCGTCGATGCCGACGATCTTCCGACCGCGCCCGATTCCATGTGGGAGTACGACGCCCTCCTGCCCGTTCCGGCCGACCGCGCCGTCTCGGCGGGCGAGGGTGCGACGCCGTTGCTCGACGCCCCCGACCTCGCGGCGGAGATGGGTGTCGGGCACGTCCACCTCAAAGACGAGGGACGCAACCCGACGGGGAGCATCCTCGACCGGGGACTGTCGGTCGCGGTGACGATGGCGCGGGCACACGGCGCCGAGTTGCTGGCGCTCGCGGCGCCGGGCGACGCCGGGCAGGCCGCGGCCGCCTACGCTGGCCGGATCGACACCGATCTGTACGCCTACCTCCCCTCCCGCGCGCCCTTCCCGAACAAGGCGATGGTGAACGTCCACGGCGCGGACATGCGGGTGATCGGCGGGCGGTACCCCGACGCGCTCGACGCGCTCGAATCCGACCTCCAGCGCGACTGGTACTCCCTGCAGGCGTTCACGACACCGTACCGCCACGACGCGTACCGGACGCTGGCGTACGAGGTGGCCGCCGAACGTGACTGGACCGCGCCGGATGCCGTCGTCCTCGCCGTCGGGACGGGTGAGACGCTCGTCGGGGTCGCGCGCGGGTTCCAAGATCTCGCGGCACTCGGCCTGACGGAACGGGTGCCGCGGTGTTACGCCGTCCAGCCCGAGGGGTGTGCGCCCATCGTCGAGGCGCACGACGCCGGTGCGGCGGACGTGGAGCCGGTCGAGTACCCCGACACCATCTGTGGCGAACTGGAACTCCCCGCGCCGACGGGTGGGGCGATGGCGCTCGACGCCCTGACCGAGACGGCTGGTGGGGCGATCACCGTCGCCGACGAGGATCTACTGGAGAGCGCCGTCGCGCTCACCCAGCGCCTCGGAACGGAAGTCGGGGCGACGGGTGGCGTGGCGGCCGCGGGTGCGTGGGCGCTCGCCGAGCGAGGCGACCTTGGGGCGGACGAGTCGGCCCTCGTCGTCAACGCCGACGCGGGCGTGAAGACGGCCGACGTGCTCCGGAGTCATCTGATGGGACAGGGAGTCTGA
- a CDS encoding NAD(P)/FAD-dependent oxidoreductase — MDDQPSVAVVGAGLAGLVAARHLADVGADVTVFERRDEVGGRVRTRHEDGYTLDRGFQVLFTAYPAVRRELDLDALDLHSFSPGAVIARPGERSVLSDPLRDPFSFTDTLFNHEVTTTDKLRTLALRQHVGSRDEADIFASADAPIDDYLHDWGFSHRYIDNFVAPFYGGITLDRSLSTSKRVFEYTFKAMSEGRVALPADGMGAVPDQLADRARDAGATIHCAEPVASVTADDDRATVETETLTVETDAVVVAADPRTARRLTGVAAIPTTARSSVACYCSLPGDAPLDDGRKIHLNAAGDRPNAIAPLSAVAPSYAPDDHHLLAATFLGSDALDADDADLVDATRDALESWYPERLFGGLDHVHTDRIEFAQFAQPPGIHDDLPDTRDPAGPVYLAGDYTAWSSIQGAMRSGREAADAVIDDL; from the coding sequence ATGGACGACCAACCGTCGGTCGCCGTCGTCGGCGCGGGACTGGCTGGCCTCGTCGCCGCCCGTCATCTCGCCGACGTGGGCGCGGACGTAACCGTCTTCGAACGGCGCGACGAGGTGGGCGGCCGGGTCCGAACCCGCCACGAGGACGGCTACACGCTCGACCGTGGCTTTCAGGTGCTCTTTACCGCCTACCCGGCCGTGCGGCGCGAACTCGACCTCGACGCCCTCGACCTGCACTCCTTCTCGCCCGGCGCTGTCATCGCTCGCCCCGGCGAGCGGTCGGTGCTCTCCGACCCGCTGCGCGACCCGTTCTCGTTCACCGACACGCTGTTCAACCACGAGGTGACGACGACCGACAAACTCCGGACGCTCGCCCTCCGCCAACACGTCGGCAGCCGCGACGAGGCGGATATCTTCGCCAGCGCTGACGCCCCCATCGACGACTACCTCCACGACTGGGGCTTCTCCCACCGCTACATCGACAACTTCGTCGCCCCCTTCTACGGCGGCATCACCCTCGATCGCTCTCTCTCCACCTCGAAGCGCGTCTTCGAGTACACGTTCAAGGCGATGAGCGAGGGGCGGGTCGCCCTTCCGGCCGATGGCATGGGCGCGGTCCCCGACCAACTGGCCGACCGCGCCCGCGACGCGGGGGCGACGATCCACTGCGCGGAACCCGTCGCCTCGGTGACGGCCGACGACGACCGGGCGACCGTCGAGACGGAGACGCTGACGGTCGAAACCGACGCCGTCGTCGTCGCCGCCGATCCGCGGACTGCCCGCCGCCTGACCGGCGTGGCGGCCATTCCGACGACTGCCCGCTCCTCCGTGGCCTGTTACTGCTCCCTCCCCGGCGACGCACCCCTCGACGACGGGCGGAAGATCCACCTCAACGCGGCCGGCGATCGCCCCAACGCCATCGCGCCGCTCTCCGCCGTCGCGCCCTCGTACGCCCCCGACGACCACCACCTCCTCGCGGCGACGTTTTTAGGAAGCGACGCGCTCGACGCCGACGACGCCGACCTCGTCGACGCCACCCGTGACGCCCTCGAATCGTGGTACCCCGAACGCCTGTTCGGCGGCCTCGACCACGTCCACACCGACCGGATCGAGTTCGCGCAGTTCGCTCAGCCCCCCGGGATTCACGACGACCTGCCCGACACGCGCGACCCTGCCGGTCCCGTCTACCTCGCCGGCGACTACACCGCGTGGTCGTCGATTCAGGGGGCGATGCGGAGCGGGCGGGAAGCGGCCGACGCCGTGATCGACGACCTCTAG
- a CDS encoding ribonuclease H-like domain-containing protein — protein MRYPRDDPGHERIATVDIETTATDPTAGELVSVGVGVHDCADPLTEATYETFHRGGVDEAALVERAMTCLADTDADRLVTYNGVEFDLPFVTDRLDRLGAGMDLPAITEPPAHLDLFLDRKQRADEEGVSWPRLEACLEAYGHEPATTVWRGEPLTNTRFGEELGPAYLRTLGTETGGRFRAQLAEIVDHYLTGDLEATLALFYADIGNTVEGRYLGTETRFD, from the coding sequence ATGCGCTACCCCCGCGACGACCCCGGACACGAACGGATCGCGACCGTCGACATCGAGACGACGGCGACCGATCCGACCGCAGGCGAACTCGTCTCCGTCGGCGTCGGCGTTCACGACTGCGCCGATCCGCTGACGGAGGCGACCTACGAGACGTTTCACCGCGGCGGGGTGGACGAGGCCGCCCTCGTCGAGCGGGCGATGACGTGTCTCGCGGACACCGACGCCGACCGTCTCGTGACGTACAACGGCGTCGAGTTCGACCTGCCGTTCGTCACGGACCGGCTCGACCGGCTCGGCGCGGGGATGGACTTGCCGGCGATCACCGAACCGCCGGCACACCTCGACCTCTTTCTGGATCGGAAACAGCGGGCCGACGAGGAGGGAGTGTCGTGGCCGCGACTCGAAGCCTGTCTGGAGGCCTACGGTCACGAACCGGCGACGACCGTCTGGCGGGGCGAACCGCTCACGAACACGCGGTTCGGCGAGGAACTCGGGCCGGCGTACCTCCGGACGCTCGGCACCGAGACGGGTGGGCGGTTCCGGGCGCAGTTGGCCGAAATCGTCGATCACTATCTGACCGGGGATCTGGAGGCGACGCTCGCGCTGTTCTACGCGGACATCGGGAACACGGTCGAGGGGCGGTATCTCGGCACCGAGACGCGGTTCGACTAG
- a CDS encoding PH domain-containing protein, translated as METRPDWLSLDADETVVWQGAPRLRRILPTAAAATLWIVFLVLGALLGPRVAPEIALVFPRIVLAGAALLLSLPALAAVAWAYLRTTNVDYVLTERNLYRKAGVLSTRVSRIGLATVQSTSLTKNVWGNLFDYGTIEISTAGSDGVDLRLTDLDDPEPIRAEIRQLTGSRQSERDAAPAMPIDTATADTLHADFRALRDAATRVEGVVSER; from the coding sequence ATGGAAACCCGTCCCGATTGGCTCTCCCTCGACGCCGACGAGACGGTCGTCTGGCAGGGTGCGCCCCGCCTCCGGCGCATCCTTCCGACGGCCGCCGCCGCGACGCTCTGGATCGTCTTCCTCGTACTCGGTGCCCTCCTCGGCCCCCGAGTCGCGCCCGAAATCGCGCTGGTGTTCCCGCGTATCGTTCTCGCCGGTGCCGCTCTCCTGCTCTCGCTCCCGGCACTCGCCGCCGTCGCGTGGGCCTACTTGCGGACCACGAACGTCGACTACGTCCTCACCGAGCGGAACCTGTACCGCAAGGCGGGCGTCCTGTCGACGCGCGTCTCCCGGATCGGCCTCGCCACCGTCCAGAGTACGAGCCTGACGAAAAACGTCTGGGGGAACCTCTTCGACTACGGCACCATCGAGATCAGTACCGCCGGCTCCGACGGCGTCGACCTGCGCCTCACGGATCTGGACGACCCCGAACCCATCCGGGCCGAGATCCGACAGTTGACGGGCAGTCGGCAGTCAGAACGCGATGCCGCTCCGGCGATGCCCATCGACACCGCGACGGCCGACACGCTCCACGCCGACTTCCGGGCGCTCCGCGACGCCGCGACTCGCGTGGAAGGGGTGGTGAGCGAGCGATGA
- a CDS encoding PH domain-containing protein — MSESTDADAESVAEMDAGDDAPPEWLSLDPGEDIVWIGRPAFETLYGTLLSGLLLTVFLIGFLILLGVPFAYLRIQNTDYVVTTESLYVKSGIFSTNIETVDLDRIQNTEYNRSFWGKQFGYGSISISTAGSSGAEISFDGIPDAPAVRDRITELQRRHSGRGDDGAGDREGERPASADQITELIEEVRATREAFERIERHLADGEASSVQPSSTDSDGTDASADTGDDPDR, encoded by the coding sequence ATGAGCGAGTCGACGGATGCGGACGCCGAGTCCGTGGCCGAGATGGACGCCGGCGACGACGCCCCACCCGAGTGGCTCTCGCTCGACCCCGGCGAGGACATCGTCTGGATCGGCCGCCCGGCGTTCGAGACGCTCTACGGAACCCTCCTCAGCGGCCTGCTGTTGACCGTCTTCCTCATCGGATTCTTGATCCTGCTGGGCGTCCCCTTCGCCTACCTCCGCATCCAGAACACCGACTACGTGGTCACCACCGAATCGCTGTACGTCAAATCCGGTATCTTCTCGACCAACATCGAGACGGTGGATCTGGACCGTATCCAGAACACGGAGTACAACCGGAGTTTCTGGGGCAAGCAGTTCGGCTACGGGAGCATCTCGATCAGCACCGCCGGGAGCAGCGGCGCGGAGATATCCTTCGACGGGATTCCGGACGCGCCGGCCGTCCGCGACCGGATCACCGAACTCCAGCGGCGCCACTCGGGGCGCGGCGACGACGGAGCGGGTGATCGAGAGGGTGAGCGTCCCGCCAGCGCCGATCAGATCACCGAACTGATCGAGGAGGTGCGCGCCACCCGCGAGGCGTTCGAGCGAATCGAACGCCACCTCGCCGACGGCGAGGCGTCGAGCGTCCAGCCGTCGTCCACAGATTCGGACGGCACGGATGCGAGCGCCGACACCGGCGACGACCCCGACCGCTAG
- the pdhA gene encoding pyruvate dehydrogenase (acetyl-transferring) E1 component subunit alpha has translation MDYDPDELVRVLDEEGQVVDEAAMPDLSDETLVGMYRDMRLTRHFDQRAINIQRQGRIGTFASGAGQEGAQIGSTYALAPDDWILYQYREHGAVVVRDLDAGYLEYWMGHESGNASLADKHVFPLNIAIADHLPHAVGMAWASKLKGDERATVVHFGDGATSEGDFHEAMNFAGVFDTPTVFFCNNNGWAISHPVENQTASDTIAVKADAYGMEGIRVDGMDPLACYAVTKEAVERARDPDEGETRPTLIEAVTYRFGAHTTADDPTVYRDDEEVEVWKERDPLTRFEAFLRRTGRLDDELDAEIQADIEDHVAAIIDEASEKEADPESMFDYAYADLPPELERQREGFLSMLSAYGDEAFLRE, from the coding sequence GTGGACTACGACCCCGACGAACTCGTACGGGTACTCGACGAGGAGGGACAGGTGGTGGACGAGGCGGCGATGCCCGACCTCTCCGACGAGACGCTCGTGGGTATGTATCGTGATATGCGATTGACCCGCCACTTCGACCAGCGGGCGATCAATATCCAGCGGCAGGGACGGATCGGCACCTTCGCCTCCGGCGCGGGGCAAGAGGGTGCGCAGATCGGATCGACGTACGCCCTCGCGCCCGACGACTGGATCCTCTACCAGTACCGCGAACACGGCGCCGTCGTCGTTCGCGACCTCGACGCCGGCTATCTGGAGTACTGGATGGGCCACGAATCGGGCAACGCCAGCCTCGCGGACAAACACGTCTTCCCGCTCAACATCGCCATCGCGGACCACCTCCCGCACGCGGTGGGGATGGCGTGGGCCTCGAAACTGAAGGGTGACGAGCGGGCGACGGTCGTCCACTTCGGCGACGGCGCGACCAGCGAGGGCGACTTCCACGAGGCGATGAACTTCGCTGGCGTCTTCGACACGCCGACGGTCTTCTTCTGTAACAACAACGGCTGGGCCATCTCCCACCCTGTCGAGAACCAGACCGCGAGCGACACCATCGCGGTGAAAGCCGACGCCTACGGGATGGAAGGAATCCGCGTCGACGGCATGGACCCCCTCGCCTGTTACGCGGTGACGAAGGAAGCGGTCGAGCGGGCGCGCGACCCCGACGAGGGGGAGACGCGGCCGACGCTGATCGAGGCGGTGACGTATCGCTTCGGTGCCCACACCACCGCCGACGACCCAACCGTCTACCGCGACGACGAGGAGGTGGAGGTGTGGAAAGAGCGCGACCCGCTGACGCGCTTCGAGGCGTTCCTCCGCCGGACGGGACGGCTGGACGACGAACTGGACGCGGAGATTCAGGCCGACATCGAGGATCACGTCGCGGCCATCATCGACGAGGCGTCGGAGAAGGAGGCCGATCCCGAGTCGATGTTCGATTACGCGTACGCGGACCTGCCGCCGGAACTGGAGCGACAGCGCGAGGGCTTCCTGTCGATGCTTTCGGCGTACGGCGACGAAGCGTTCCTGCGGGAGTAG
- a CDS encoding metallophosphoesterase — MTPPDTYGRTVFLPAAATLVVADLHAGRATATNAGILLDERQDLLDRLTAAMAAMEPETVVFAGDLCHRFGAPSDRTAGTIRALAGAVRAAGARPVAVAGNHDGGLAGIWPGPVHDAYRLPDGTLVCHGHEAPETDAERYVCGHLHPAIEMEGRKRDCFLWTAEGYRDRPTLVLPAFSTFAAGLRIERRDAVDSPLVPDLDAVRPGVIDRTDDGAAETLWFPPLADLRPYLRR; from the coding sequence GTGACACCCCCCGATACCTACGGCCGGACGGTGTTTCTCCCGGCAGCGGCGACGCTGGTCGTGGCCGACCTCCACGCCGGCCGTGCCACGGCGACGAACGCCGGCATCCTCCTCGACGAGCGACAGGATTTGCTGGACCGGTTGACGGCAGCGATGGCCGCGATGGAACCGGAGACGGTCGTCTTCGCGGGCGACCTGTGCCACCGATTTGGCGCGCCGAGCGACCGAACCGCGGGGACGATCCGGGCACTCGCGGGCGCCGTCCGCGCGGCGGGGGCGCGGCCCGTCGCCGTCGCGGGCAATCACGACGGCGGCCTCGCGGGCATCTGGCCCGGTCCCGTCCACGACGCGTACCGCCTGCCCGACGGAACGCTCGTCTGTCACGGCCACGAGGCACCCGAAACGGACGCCGAGCGGTACGTCTGTGGTCACCTCCACCCTGCCATCGAGATGGAGGGTCGCAAGCGCGACTGCTTCCTCTGGACCGCCGAGGGGTACCGCGACCGGCCGACGCTCGTGCTGCCGGCGTTCTCGACGTTCGCGGCGGGGCTACGGATCGAACGCCGCGACGCCGTCGACTCGCCGCTGGTGCCCGACCTCGACGCGGTTCGGCCGGGGGTGATCGACCGAACCGACGACGGTGCGGCCGAGACGCTGTGGTTCCCCCCACTCGCCGACCTCCGACCCTATCTCCGGCGATAG
- a CDS encoding J domain-containing protein has translation MLPEWVQLVPPWLLAGVAMGAAAVVLVAGIFVVGGRLFPSPPMDRGPRVDGTDRRRGEIRTYLDSIGERYVEDAAVHDDTVAFYLPDHEVAITFDPQAYFRIERAGTAAVLCEHEMPGHQLGRRLPFETPRRDENGVTSSTRIGTAFARLGLPPTAGADEVKRAYRRQVKNVHPDHGGDSESFKRLQDAYATAREHAD, from the coding sequence GTGCTACCGGAGTGGGTGCAACTGGTCCCGCCGTGGCTGCTGGCGGGAGTCGCCATGGGCGCCGCCGCCGTCGTCCTCGTCGCGGGTATCTTCGTCGTCGGCGGTCGCCTGTTTCCGTCGCCACCGATGGATCGCGGCCCGCGGGTCGACGGCACCGACCGACGGCGAGGAGAGATCCGAACCTATCTCGACTCGATCGGCGAGCGCTACGTCGAGGACGCGGCCGTCCACGACGACACTGTCGCCTTCTACCTGCCCGACCACGAGGTGGCGATCACCTTCGACCCGCAGGCGTACTTCCGGATCGAGCGTGCGGGAACCGCCGCCGTCCTCTGCGAACACGAGATGCCCGGCCATCAACTCGGCCGCCGACTGCCGTTCGAGACGCCGAGACGGGACGAAAACGGTGTCACGTCGTCGACCCGGATCGGCACCGCCTTCGCCCGCCTCGGCCTGCCGCCGACCGCCGGCGCCGACGAGGTGAAACGCGCCTACCGGCGGCAGGTCAAGAACGTCCACCCGGACCACGGCGGCGACAGCGAATCGTTCAAACGCCTGCAGGACGCGTACGCCACCGCGAGGGAACACGCGGACTGA
- a CDS encoding proteasome assembly chaperone family protein yields MDAIEIETVAEPTLSDPVLVEGLPGVGHVGKLAAEYLLEEFESELVRRVYADEFPPQVSIDDEGVAELVCAEFHAVETDGQDMLVLTGDHQAGSNEGHYHLTESFLDIAAEMGVEQLFALGGVPTGELIEEYHVLGAVTDADLKPDLEAEGVEFREDEPAGGIVGVSGLLLGLGGRRGFDATCLMGETSGYLVDPKSARAVLEVLETVIGFDIDYESLEDRAEEMEEVVGKIQEMQNQGAQMPTDDDLRYIG; encoded by the coding sequence ATGGACGCCATCGAGATCGAGACGGTCGCGGAGCCGACGTTGTCGGACCCGGTGCTCGTCGAGGGCCTCCCCGGCGTCGGGCACGTCGGGAAACTCGCCGCCGAGTATCTGCTGGAGGAGTTCGAGAGCGAACTCGTCCGGCGGGTGTACGCCGACGAGTTCCCGCCACAGGTGAGCATCGACGACGAGGGCGTCGCGGAACTGGTCTGTGCGGAGTTTCACGCCGTCGAAACCGACGGACAGGATATGCTCGTACTCACCGGCGACCACCAGGCCGGGAGCAACGAGGGCCACTACCACCTCACGGAGTCGTTTCTCGACATCGCCGCGGAGATGGGCGTCGAACAACTGTTCGCCCTCGGCGGCGTGCCCACCGGCGAACTCATCGAGGAGTACCACGTCCTCGGCGCCGTGACCGACGCGGATCTAAAGCCCGATTTGGAGGCAGAGGGCGTGGAGTTCCGCGAGGACGAACCCGCCGGTGGCATCGTCGGCGTGAGCGGTCTGTTGCTCGGCCTCGGCGGTCGCCGCGGCTTCGACGCCACCTGTCTGATGGGCGAGACGAGCGGCTACCTCGTCGACCCCAAGAGCGCCCGGGCGGTGCTCGAAGTGCTGGAGACGGTGATCGGCTTCGACATCGACTACGAGTCGCTAGAGGACCGCGCGGAGGAGATGGAGGAAGTCGTCGGCAAGATTCAGGAGATGCAGAATCAGGGTGCGCAGATGCCGACCGACGACGACCTGCGGTACATCGGCTAG
- a CDS encoding RNA-protein complex protein Nop10 has protein sequence MKSDIRVCSAWQDRHDRPVYTLGSTCPDCGADAVNSAPAPFDPADPYGKYRRALKRRERE, from the coding sequence ATGAAATCCGATATCCGAGTGTGTTCGGCGTGGCAGGACCGCCACGACCGCCCCGTCTACACGCTCGGGTCGACCTGTCCCGACTGTGGTGCCGACGCCGTCAACAGCGCCCCGGCGCCGTTCGATCCTGCGGACCCGTACGGGAAGTACCGACGCGCTCTTAAGCGCCGCGAACGCGAATAG
- a CDS encoding translation initiation factor IF-2 subunit alpha, whose protein sequence is MKYSGWPDQGELVVGKVDEITDFGVFVDLEEYEDKRGLAHISEVASGWIKNVRDHVREGQTVVAKVLDVDEGSQQIDLSIKDVNEHQRKEKIQEWKNEQKADKWMSIAFGEEVSDERYGEIADALLAEFESLYDAFESAAIHGAEALDDVDLDDDDVETIVATARENVSVPYVNVTGYVDLECPSGDGVDHIKEALKAAEGNGDVSDEIELSVSYVGSPEYRIQVKAPDYKTAESELEASAERAREAISAAGGTARYHRERETDDE, encoded by the coding sequence ATGAAGTACAGTGGCTGGCCCGATCAGGGTGAACTCGTCGTCGGCAAGGTCGACGAGATCACCGACTTCGGCGTGTTCGTCGACCTCGAGGAGTACGAGGACAAGCGCGGGCTCGCGCACATCAGCGAGGTCGCCAGCGGCTGGATCAAGAACGTCCGCGACCACGTCCGCGAAGGACAGACGGTCGTCGCGAAAGTGCTCGACGTCGACGAGGGGTCCCAGCAGATCGACCTCTCGATCAAGGACGTCAACGAGCACCAGCGCAAGGAGAAGATTCAGGAGTGGAAAAACGAGCAGAAGGCGGACAAGTGGATGTCCATCGCCTTCGGCGAGGAGGTGTCCGACGAGCGCTACGGCGAAATCGCCGACGCCCTCCTCGCGGAGTTCGAGAGCCTCTACGACGCCTTCGAGTCGGCGGCGATCCACGGCGCCGAAGCGCTCGACGACGTCGACCTCGACGACGACGACGTGGAGACTATCGTCGCAACGGCCCGCGAGAACGTCTCCGTCCCCTACGTCAACGTCACGGGCTACGTCGATCTGGAGTGTCCGAGCGGCGACGGCGTCGACCACATCAAGGAGGCGCTGAAGGCCGCCGAGGGTAACGGTGACGTGAGCGACGAGATCGAACTCTCGGTGTCGTACGTCGGGTCGCCGGAGTACCGCATCCAGGTCAAGGCGCCCGACTACAAGACCGCGGAGTCGGAACTCGAAGCCAGCGCGGAGCGGGCCCGCGAGGCCATCTCGGCGGCCGGCGGGACGGCCCGGTACCACCGCGAGCGCGAGACCGACGACGAGTAG
- a CDS encoding 30S ribosomal protein S27e has product MTGSFFTVECADCGNEQTVFGKVSTTVNCAVCGSTLARPTGGQTAFEGEVVDTVEAR; this is encoded by the coding sequence ATGACGGGGAGCTTCTTCACCGTCGAGTGCGCGGACTGTGGCAACGAACAGACCGTCTTCGGCAAGGTGTCGACGACGGTGAACTGCGCGGTCTGTGGCAGCACGCTCGCCCGGCCGACCGGCGGCCAGACCGCGTTCGAGGGCGAAGTGGTCGACACCGTCGAGGCACGCTAG
- a CDS encoding 50S ribosomal protein L44e encodes MQMPRRFNTYCPHCNGHFEHEVEKVRRGRETGMKWIDRQRERNTSTIGNAGKFSKVPGGDKPTKKTNLKYRCSECGKAHMREGWRAGRLEFQE; translated from the coding sequence ATGCAGATGCCACGCCGATTCAACACGTACTGCCCGCACTGCAACGGGCACTTCGAGCACGAGGTCGAGAAAGTGCGTCGCGGTCGAGAGACGGGGATGAAGTGGATCGACCGACAGCGCGAGCGTAACACGTCCACCATCGGGAACGCCGGCAAGTTCTCGAAGGTGCCGGGTGGCGACAAGCCGACGAAGAAGACCAACCTGAAGTACCGGTGTTCGGAGTGTGGCAAGGCCCACATGCGCGAGGGCTGGCGCGCCGGCCGACTGGAGTTCCAGGAATGA